A part of Pedosphaera parvula Ellin514 genomic DNA contains:
- a CDS encoding DUF2092 domain-containing protein: MRMINSQTRRYFHVAVVVGIVLMVFTTWAWAKDKKDKPAIDPKADELLKRTSDYLAEAKYFSFSAEMWQDDNLMNGQRVQAGRNLDVQIRRPNRWHSELRSTRHSRGIFYNGKTLTLFNRVQNFFGETKVPGTIDEALDYATDRLGMVLPLEDLLVSDPYKNFTKDIISGRYIGPVTVLGVPCEHLAFSEANIDWQIWIEAGPRPVPRKLVITYKDEDNSPEFTAIITAWDFQTKLSDFVFEFEPPASAQKIPIQEVKALKEKEIRR; the protein is encoded by the coding sequence ATGCGAATGATAAATAGTCAGACTAGAAGATATTTCCACGTAGCGGTGGTGGTCGGGATCGTTTTGATGGTGTTTACAACGTGGGCATGGGCGAAGGACAAGAAGGACAAACCTGCCATTGATCCCAAGGCGGATGAACTGCTTAAGCGCACGAGTGATTATCTGGCGGAAGCAAAGTATTTCTCCTTCAGTGCGGAGATGTGGCAGGACGATAATTTGATGAACGGCCAGCGCGTGCAGGCCGGGCGCAATTTGGATGTGCAAATACGCAGGCCGAACCGGTGGCATTCTGAACTGCGCTCCACACGGCACAGCCGCGGGATATTTTATAACGGAAAGACGCTCACACTGTTCAATCGCGTGCAGAATTTTTTTGGGGAAACGAAGGTGCCGGGCACGATTGATGAGGCGCTGGATTATGCCACGGACCGGTTGGGGATGGTGTTGCCGCTGGAGGATTTGCTGGTGAGCGATCCCTATAAAAATTTTACCAAGGACATCATCTCGGGAAGGTATATCGGGCCGGTGACAGTTTTGGGTGTTCCATGCGAGCATCTGGCTTTTAGCGAGGCGAATATCGACTGGCAGATCTGGATTGAGGCAGGGCCGAGGCCGGTGCCAAGAAAATTGGTGATTACTTATAAGGACGAGGATAATTCGCCTGAATTTACGGCCATCATCACGGCTTGGGATTTCCAAACAAAGCTGTCGGATTTTGTCTTTGAGTTCGAGCCGCCGGCAAGCGCCCAGAAGATTCCGATACAGGAAGTAAAAGCCCTGAAAGAAAAGGAAATCAGGCGATGA